A region of Porites lutea chromosome 13, jaPorLute2.1, whole genome shotgun sequence DNA encodes the following proteins:
- the LOC140922992 gene encoding female protein-like — translation MAAVRLIAIAGFVVLITLLEQTKPMEARRVKVVHIGPRVRKLVKKVDELKKEIASREQCEPCQSIKEEGFLFPASSTTADYIDAGRLSEPLDSFTSCMWIKFEREIPYGACIFSTGDLLNMQFGMYMYSGYLHFVASKIPRSLEDKPKYFFYDKWIHFCATGKTKEREPLKLYVNGTLELTDSSLKTATIDTNEANLVFGQCYLPGHTGFFDSKFTFVGKMAGFSVWDYAMSDQDISELFKSCAAGEGNVMSMADFQGSGKVQKIQGPCQSK, via the exons ATGGCTGCTGTGAGGTTGATCGCCATTGCTGGCTTTGTGGTGTTAATTACTTTATTGGAGCAGACCAAACCTATGGAAGCTCGTCGAGTTAAAGTGGTCCATATTGGCCCCCGTGTCAGGAAACTCGTCAAAAAGGTTGACGAATTGAAAAAGGAAATCGCTTCCAGGGAGCAGTGTGAAC CTTGCCAGTCAATAAAAGAAGAAGGCTTCCTTTTTCCGGCAAGTTCAACAACAGCTGACTACATTGATGCCGGGAGATTAAGTGAGCCTTTGGATTCATTTACTTCATGCATGTGGATCAAATTTGAAAGAGAGATTCCTTACGGCGCTTGTATCTTCAGCACAGGAGATCTTCTTAACATGCAATTTGGCATGTATATGTACAGTGGCTATCTCCACTTCGTAGCTAGCAAAATACC GAGGAGCTTAGAGGATAAACCTAAGTACTTTTTTTATGACAAGTGGATCCATTTCTGCGCAACAGGAAAGACCAAAGAAAGAGAGCCATTGAAATTATACGTAAATGGAACGTTGGAGTTAACAGACTCCAGTCTTAAAACAG CAACAATCGACACCAACGAAGCCAACTTGGTATTCGGACAATGTTACCTCCCCGGTCACACAGGTTTTTTTGATTCCAAATTTACCTTCGTGGGGAAAATGGCAGGCTTCAGTGTCTGGGATTATGCCATGAGTGATCAAGATATCTCCGAACTATTCAAGTCGTGCGCTGCCGGAGAGGGGAACGTTATGTCCATGGCTGACTTTCAGGGAAGTGGAAAAGTGCAGAAAATCCAAGGACCTTGCCAATCTAAGTAA